DNA from Agathobaculum sp. NTUH-O15-33:
GAAAAGCATGTCCATGGAAATACCGACAGAGGCCGTTTCGATCTTGCCGATACTGTTTCGCGAAACGTTGATCTTCTCCGCTAAATTGTCCTGTGTAAAGCCGTTGTCCTTCCGATAATATGCAATATTTAAGCCCAGTTTCCGATATTTGTCTGAATGACGAAAATCCATTATACCACCTCAAGAATATTTTATCTTTGAAGCAATCATTTAAAAATTTCTTCAAAGGGATTATTTACTCCTTGTCAATGTGCAAATTAACATTTATAATCATTATATGCAGTTTTGCAATAAACAAATCAAAAATATCAAATCGCAAATGAGGTGTAAAAAATGTATCTGCCCCATTACAACGGCTTCTATCATTTCTGGAACGCCAACAAACCGCGCCGACTTCGCCAGTCCTACTTTCAGCTGCTCCAACTGGAAGATGCGGTATGCGCCGATATGCCGGAGGATAAAATGGATGCTTTCATTGTTTACGCCCTTGCGGCGGAGCGTTTATCCAATGAAAGCGCGCACCATTTTTACCGCTGTGGCAGGCAGCGCGGCCGCAGGCGCGCCCGCGTACGTACCCGATTTGCCGCTCGCTCCAAGCGTGGTTAACGCCGCGGCGGTCCGCCCTTGCGCCGCCCGCTCTCCGGTGCTATACTGAGGGAAACCGCCGGAAATGATTTCCGCGCCGCAAGGAGGGCCCGCCATGAAAAAGCACCGCCTGTTTGCCTTTTTGTCAATCGTCTGTTTGCTGTTGGCCGCGCTGCCGGTCTTCGCGCGGGCCGATATGGGCCCCAAGCCGCAGATCACCGTTCGCGTGGTCAATCCGCCGTCGGAGCCCTATTATCTTGACCTGCTCATCCCTGTGGAGGAAGCGGGTGATTGTGATAACCTTACATGGAATGGTTTGAATGAACTTGACGGATCGCTTGTTGACGCGCTGCACTCGCTTGAAAAAGGCACGTTTTCCCTCGCATTGCTCAGTGGCACCGTTGGTCCGCTAACCGGTTCTCTCATTCCAGAGAACAATATCAGTATATTCGGCTATCACAGCGTACCCAAGTCTTTTTCAATCGCCGTAGCGTGTGCGGACGGTACAATTAAGCAAACACCGCTGGTTAAACGCACTGCTTTTCAGCAGGTATTTACATATGACTACTCAGCGAACACCGTGACAGCCCAAAGCGCTGTACGGGCCTACGTTCGGCAATTCGCCTATACCTGTAGTATGACGCTCTTTTTTGAGGGGGGCGTGTTGCTACTGTTCTTCGGTCTTTCAGCGGGCAGGCGCACATGGCTTATCTTTCTGCTAACCAATGTAGGCACACAAATTTTTCTTACCCTTACATGGGGTCCAATGGTCATTTCCGGTGATTTCTCTCAGGTGGATGCCTTTCTGGCGCCTTGGCCGCTTCTTTTGCTTGAAGCGGCGATTTGGATTTTTGAAGCGCTTATCTACAAAAAATTCTTCCGTGTCGGCTCGGTACGGAGACGCGTCACCTACGCCATTATGGCCAACGCGGTCAGCCTTTTTGTCACAATCTTCAGCGTGTCTGATCTGATGCGTTTTGCGAATCGCTAGATGTGAGGGAGCCCAAATGAAACACTTAAAGCGCGTTCTTCTTCTTTTCGCCGTTCTGGTCATTGCAGTGCTGGCCGTTATCATCTGGCACACCGTCGGGGTCTATCGGGCCGTGCACGCCGAGATCCGCACCGTCCATATGGATCAGCTTGAACAGCAGCTTGGCGGTGAAAAATTGACGCGGCAAGAACTACGCAATGGCAAAGTAGTGGTGGACGGCGTTACCCTGCACCGCGCCGTCTATTACCCGCAGGCGGAAACGCTGGTCTGCTTTCTCGAAAACGAAGATCCCCACCGGGATATCTACCTTGAGGGCTTGCCGGATAAAAATGGCGGCGCCTTTCCCGAACGGCACGGCATCTCCTTTGTATATTTTGAAGCGGTCTCTCCCGCAGACCTCGACCGCGCCCTCATCGTCGACATGACCAACTGGGACTTTGATACATCGAACCCGGTTTCCCTCCCGCTTTTCGGCTGACGGGCGGAAATTTTGTATTTTCCCCCTTGCAAAGCGCCGTAAAGTGTGCTTTAATAGAAATGTTATATAGGAAAACTGCGATGAACAGGGAAAGTAGCGTCTTTCCCCTCTTTTCAGAGAAGGCGGCCTTTGGCTGTGAACCGCCGAAAGAGATTTGACGCGAAGTTCCCCTGCGAGCACCGGCGCTGAACCATTTTCAGTAGGCGCAGGCGATTTGACGCCCCGTTATCGGCGTTCAATGAGGGCCCGGCCATGCCGGGAATCAGGGTGGTACCACGGAATGCGTATGCTGCGCCTTTCGTCCCTATTTTTACGGGACGAAAGGCGTTTTTTTCATCCCGGAACAAACTTTCACGAAGGAGAAATCACCATGAAGGAAAAGCTGCAAGGTATTTTGCAGAGCGCCAAGGACGAGCTTGCAAAGGCGGCAGATCCCCGCGCGCTGGACGCCGCCCGCGTTAAGTTTCTGGGCAAAAAAGGCGAACTAACCGCCCTGCTCAAGGGCATGAAGGACGTTGCCGCGGAGGAGCGCCCGGTCGTCGGCCAGCTCATCAACGACGTGCGCGCCGAGATCGAGACCATCATCGAAAAGCAGAAGGACATGATTGAACAGGCCGCGCTGTCCCACAAGCTAAAAAACGAAACGATCGACGTGACCCTGCCCGGCGAGCCGGTCATCATCGGTAAAAAGCACCCGCTGAACATCGTGCTGGATGAATTTAAGGAGATCTTCCTCGGTCTTGGCTTCTCGATCGCAGAAGGGCCGGAGGTCGAGCTGGATCATTATAACTTTGAAGCGCTCAACATCCCGAAGGACCACCCCGCGCGCGACACGCAGGATACCTTCTACATTTCGGACAACGTCGTGCTGCGCACGCAGACCTCGCCCATGCAGGTGCGCACCATGGAAAAGAAAAAGCCGCCGATCCGCATCATCGCGCCCGGCCGCGTTTACCGCTCGGACGCGGTGGACGCCACCCATTCCCCCCTGTTCCACCAGATCGAGGGCCTTGTGGTCGATAAGGGCATCCGCATGTCCGACCTCAAGGGCATTTTAGAGCTGTTCGCCAAAAAGCTTTACGGCGACGATACCGTCGTCCGTTTCCGCCCGCACCACTTCCCCTTCACCGAGCCTTCCGCAGAGATGGATATCCAGTGCTACCGCTGCCACGGCGAGGGCTGCCCCCTCTGCAAGGGCGAGGGCTGGATCGAGATCCTCGGCTGCGGCATGGTGCACCCCAAGGTGCTGGAAATGAGCGGCATCGATCCCGAGGAATACTCCGGCTACGCCTTCGGCATCGGTTTAGAGCGCATGGTCATGGGCCGCTTCAAGATCGACGATATCCGTCTGTTCTATGAGAACGACGTACGGTTCCTGCACCAGTTCTGAGCCGAACGGCTGCCCGGTAGTGCAGCCCTGCAACGAATGAGTAATTAGTAATGAGTAGTTAGTAATTGTGGACACCGCCAAAGGCGGTCATAAGATGACGCGCTCCGTGCGGTGCCGCTACTAACTGTTCTGAAATCATCGCGCTGCGCGCGATTCCTTCCATTACTAATTCCTAATTCCTAATTACAAATTAAAAAGGGGTTCTTCAAATGAAACTGCCGCTTTCTTGGCTTTCTGATTATACTGATATTTCCGGCGTCACCCCCAAGGAGTTCGACGCCAAAATGACCATGTCCGGTTCCAAGGTCGAAGAGGTCGTCTACCTTGGCGAGGAGATTGAAAACGTTGTCACCGGCAAGGTGCTCTCCGTTACCGATCACCCGGATTCCGACCATCTTAAAATTTGTCAGCTTGACGTTGGACAGGGCGAACCCGTCCAGATCGTCACCGGCGCGCCCAACGTAACGGAAGCCTCCGTGGGCGAGATCTGCCCGGTCGCGCTGCACAAATCGGCGCTGCCCGGCGGCGTCAAGATCACGAAGGGCAAGCTGCGCGGCGTGCCCTCGAACGGCATGATGTGCTCGTTCCAAGAGCTGGGGCTGACTCACGGCTGCGTGCCCTACGCCTGCGAAAACGGCATTCTGTTCCTGCCCGATGGCACCCCCGTGGGCGAGGATATCCGTAAAGTGGTCGGTCTGGACGACTATGTGGCCGATTTCGAGATCACCTCCAACCGGCCGGACTGCCTGTCCGTGATCGGTCTGGCGCGCGAGGCCGCCGCTACGTTCGACCGTCCGTTCAGCGTCAAAACGCCAGAGGTGAAGGGCGTGGGCGACGATATCGGCCACTATATGTCCGTCGAAGTGCGCGATCCTGACCTGTGCCCGCGCTACACCGCGCGTCTTGTCAAAAACATCAAGATCGAGCCCAGCCCCGCGTGGATTCGCGAGCGCCTGCACGCCGCCGGCGTGCGCCCGATCAACAACATCGTCGATATTACGAACTACGTTATGCTGGAATACGGCCAGCCCATGCACGCGTTCGACTACGCCTGCCTGTCGGACGGCAAGATCGTCGTGCGCCGCGCGCAGAACGGCGAATCCATCCAAACGCTGGACGGCGTCGATCACGATCTGACCGATAAAATGCTCGCCATCTGCGATCATGATAAGCCGGTCGCCGTCGCGGGCGTTATGGGCGGCGCCAACTCCGAGATCGAGGACGATACAAAGACCGTCGTCTTTGAATCCGCCTGCTTCCACGGCGCGACCGTGCGCGTCACCGCCAAGGCGCTCGGCATGCGCACCGAGGCCTCCGGCCGCTTTGAAAAGGGGCTTGACCCCCGCATGACGCTGTCCGCCGTCGACCGCGCTTGCGAGCTGGTGGAAGAGCTCCACGCCGGCGAGGTCGTAAACGGCGTGATTGATGTGGACAGCTCCGATCCCGCGCCGAAGCGCCTGCCGTTCGAGCCGGACAAGATGAACGCGCTGCTCGGTCTTGCGATCCCTGCGGACGAGCAAAAGCGCCTGCTGGAAAAGCTGGACTTCACGGTCGAGGGCGGCGAGGTTGTCGTCCCCTCCTTCCGCACCGATATTCTCCGCATGTGCGATCTGGCCGAAGAGGTCGCGCGCATGTACGGCTACGACCAGATCCCCACCACGCTCTACGCGGGCGAAATGGTGCAGGGCGAATACACCCCCAAGCAGCAGGCCGAGCGCGAGGTCTCGCTCATCTGCCGCGAAGCCGGGTTTGACGAATCGATGAGCCATTCGTTCATCTCCCCCAAGTTCTATGACATGATCGGCTGGCCGGAAAACGATCCGCGCCGCGTGTCCACTACGATCCTGAACCCGCTCGGCGAGGATTTCAGCATCATGCGCACGACCATCCTGCCCTCCATGCTGGATTCGCTGGCCCATAACCACGCGCACCGCAACCCGTCGGCGTCCCTGTTTGAACTGGGCACCATCTACACGCCCACCGTAAGGGACGGCAAGGCCGATCAGACCATCCTCCCGCGCGAGGAAAAGATCCTCGCCCTCGGCTCGTACGGCAGCCGTTCGTTCTTCCAGTTCAAGGGTGTGATCGAAGCGGTTGCGCACGAACTGAACATCAAGGGCCTGTCCTTTGAGACCGAATCCGGAAACCCGTCGTACCATCCGGGCCGCTGCGCGCGCGTCATGGCGGGCGATCAGCTCCTCGGCGTATTCGGCACCGTGCACCCCACCGTGTGCAAAACCTACGGTCTGTCCGGCGAGGTGCTTGCCGCCGAGCTGCACATGGACGTGCTCTTCGCCGCCATGGACCCGACGCGTCTTTATCACGCGCTGCCCAAGTTCCCGGCTTCCACCCGCGACATTGCCGTCATCGTGGACGACGCGGTACCCGCGGCTTCCCTGCAAAAGGCGATCGAGCAAGCCGCCGGCTCTATTCTGGAGAGCGTCAGCCTGTTCGACGTATACAAGGGCGAAAACATTCCGGAAGGGAAAAAGTCCCTCGCCTACTCGATGAGCCTGCGCGCGCCCGACCGCACCCTGACCGACGAGGAATGCGACAAGGCCATGCGCGACGCCATCGCCGCGCTGGAAAAAGATTTTGGCGCGAAGCTTCGCGGATAAGACTTTACTTTTTCCTCGTTTTGTATTATCCTATAGGTAGACGAAACGAAGGAACGACCCGGAAAGGAGACAGACATGCTTGACGGTACGAGAAAATTCAGCCTTGTAGATGAGAACAATAAAGAAATGAAGCGCACGCTCACCGCGGTATACGATGCGCTCAAGGAGAAGGGCTATAACCCGATCAACCAAATCGTCGGTTACCTCCTCTCCGAGGATCCCACCTACATCACCAACCACAACAACGCCCGCAGCCTGATCTGCAAGATCGACCGCGACGAGTTGATGCAGGAACTGGTGCAGTACTATCTCGATAACTGATGAAACAATAAATAACCGTTTCCTTCAATCGGGAAACGGTTATTTTTTTGCAAAGGTGTAAAATGAACGATTTTCTCCCCATTTCCAAAGAGGATATGACCGCGCGCGGCTGGTATTACTGCGATTTTCTGCTCGTTACCGGCGACGCTTATATCGATCACCCCTCCTTCGGCACCGCGATCATCTCGCGTGTTCTCGAAGCGGAGGGGTATAAGGTCGCGATCCTGTCCCAGCCCGATTTCCGCAGCGAAAAGGACTTTCTCGCGATCGGCCGCCCGCGCTACGCGGTGCTGGTCAACGGCGGCAATATCGATTCCATGGTCGCCCACTACACAGCCGCCAAAAAACGCCGTTCAGACGATGCCTATACGCCCGGCGGCAAAGCGGGCGCCAGACCCGACCGCGCGGCCACCGTATACGCCATGCTGGCCCGCCGCGCCTTCCCCGAAACGCCGGTCTACCTCGGCGGGATCGAAGCCAGCCTGCGCCGTTTCGCCCATTACGACTATTGGGCGGACCGCGTGATGCCCTCGGTCCTTGTTTCCTCCGGCGCGGACGGGCTGATGTACGGCATGAGCGAGCGCTCGGTACGCGAACTGGCCAACAACCTAAAGCACGGCAAGAAGGGCGCGGAAGCGCTTTTCGGCGTGCGCGGCACGGCCTACCTGACCCATACGGCGGAAAACCTGCCGTTTCCCGCCGTCCAATGTCCCTCGTTGGAGGACGTTTGCGAAAGCAAGGCGGATTATGCCCGCTCGGTCAAAATGCAGTATGACGAACAGGATTTTGTCACCGGTAAAGCGCTGCTGCAGCGCCATGGCAAGCACCTTTTGGTGCAGAACCCGCCCGCCAAGCCGCTTACCACCGCCGAAATGGACGAGGTATACGCCCTGCCCTATCAGCGGGCCTATCACCCCTCCTATGACGCGGCGGGCGGCGTGCCCGCCATCCAAGAGGTGCAGTTTTCCATCATCCATAATCGCGGCTGCTTTGGCGCGTGTAACTTCTGCGCGCTCGCGTTTCATCAAGGCCGGTTCATCTCGGCCCGCAGCCACGAAAGCGTGATCGCGGAAGCCGAACAGATCGCCGCCAGCCCCGGCTTTAAGGGTTATATCCACGATGTCGGCGGACCGACCGCCAACTTCCGTTTCCCCGCCTGCCATAAGCAGCAGGCGCATGGGCTTTGCAAGGACAAGCGCTGCCTGTTCCCCTCTGCCTGTAAAAGCCTGCAGGCCGATCATTCGGATTACCTGAATTTGCTGCGCGAACTGCGGCAGGTTGAAGGCGTCAAAAAGGTATTTGTGCGTTCCGGCCTGCGGTATGATTACATGATGGCCGACCATAACGACGCCTTTTTCCGCGAGCTGGTGGAGCACCACATTTCGGGCCAGCTCAAGGTCGCGCCCGAGCACATGAGTGATAACGTTCTGTATTATATGGGCAAACCATCATTTTCCGTATATGAATCCTTTCGAGAACGGTATGCCCGCATCAACCAAAAGCTGGGCCGCAAGCAGTACCTTGTGCCCTATCTGATGAGTTCGCACCCGGGCGCTACCCTGCGGGACGCGGTAGAGCTCGCCTGCTATTTGAACCGCGTCGGCTATATGCCGGAACAGGTGCAGGATTTTTATCCCACACCGGGCACGCTGTCCACCGCGATGTATTACGCGGAGCTTGACCCGCGCACAATGAAGCCGGTCTATGTCGCCAAAACGGCGGAAGAGAAAGCGATGCAGCGCGCGCTTTTGCAGTGGCGCAAGCCGGAAAAGCGTCCCATCGTGCTCGCCGCCCTGAAAAAGGCGGGCCGCGAGGATCTGATCGGTTTTGGCAAGGAATGCCTGATCCGCCCCGCGCCGGGCACAAGACCGCCCGCCCCCAAAAAGACTGCAACGCCCGCTTATGCCGGGAAGAAGCCCGCTCCCGCCCGCCGTAAAGGCTGGGCCAAGTCCAAGGGCAAGAAATAATCGGCTTGATCAAAGGCAACCGGCCCCGTCTTTCGCTCAGTGCGAAAGACGGGGCCGGTTTTTCTCTGCCTGACAGAGTGCTGAAATAGAAGGATCGACAGGGATTAACTTGCCGCGTTCGGTTTGCCGCCGCCCATGCTCAGAAACGGCGGCAAGCCGAACGCCGAACGCAGCCACGGCCGCGTATACGAACATTACATAAGATTTTGAGAGAGAATCTGAAGAGCGATAGAAAAATGAGAAGCAAGTATCCGGTGGATTTCCTATCTTTTAAAAGGTCTTAAAAATATCATCCATCCGCGTGAGCGTTTCGTCGATGTCCTTCTCGGTGTGTGCAATGGTGATGCCATAGTGCGCCGGGGATACCGGGCCCGCCGTATCGTGGAACCACAGGCCGCGCGGCAGGCATTCGGTAA
Protein-coding regions in this window:
- a CDS encoding helix-turn-helix domain-containing protein gives rise to the protein MDFRHSDKYRKLGLNIAYYRKDNGFTQDNLAEKINVSRNSIGKIETASVGISMDMLFDIAEALDIPAYKLLEFRD
- the pheS gene encoding phenylalanine--tRNA ligase subunit alpha, whose amino-acid sequence is MKEKLQGILQSAKDELAKAADPRALDAARVKFLGKKGELTALLKGMKDVAAEERPVVGQLINDVRAEIETIIEKQKDMIEQAALSHKLKNETIDVTLPGEPVIIGKKHPLNIVLDEFKEIFLGLGFSIAEGPEVELDHYNFEALNIPKDHPARDTQDTFYISDNVVLRTQTSPMQVRTMEKKKPPIRIIAPGRVYRSDAVDATHSPLFHQIEGLVVDKGIRMSDLKGILELFAKKLYGDDTVVRFRPHHFPFTEPSAEMDIQCYRCHGEGCPLCKGEGWIEILGCGMVHPKVLEMSGIDPEEYSGYAFGIGLERMVMGRFKIDDIRLFYENDVRFLHQF
- the pheT gene encoding phenylalanine--tRNA ligase subunit beta encodes the protein MKLPLSWLSDYTDISGVTPKEFDAKMTMSGSKVEEVVYLGEEIENVVTGKVLSVTDHPDSDHLKICQLDVGQGEPVQIVTGAPNVTEASVGEICPVALHKSALPGGVKITKGKLRGVPSNGMMCSFQELGLTHGCVPYACENGILFLPDGTPVGEDIRKVVGLDDYVADFEITSNRPDCLSVIGLAREAAATFDRPFSVKTPEVKGVGDDIGHYMSVEVRDPDLCPRYTARLVKNIKIEPSPAWIRERLHAAGVRPINNIVDITNYVMLEYGQPMHAFDYACLSDGKIVVRRAQNGESIQTLDGVDHDLTDKMLAICDHDKPVAVAGVMGGANSEIEDDTKTVVFESACFHGATVRVTAKALGMRTEASGRFEKGLDPRMTLSAVDRACELVEELHAGEVVNGVIDVDSSDPAPKRLPFEPDKMNALLGLAIPADEQKRLLEKLDFTVEGGEVVVPSFRTDILRMCDLAEEVARMYGYDQIPTTLYAGEMVQGEYTPKQQAEREVSLICREAGFDESMSHSFISPKFYDMIGWPENDPRRVSTTILNPLGEDFSIMRTTILPSMLDSLAHNHAHRNPSASLFELGTIYTPTVRDGKADQTILPREEKILALGSYGSRSFFQFKGVIEAVAHELNIKGLSFETESGNPSYHPGRCARVMAGDQLLGVFGTVHPTVCKTYGLSGEVLAAELHMDVLFAAMDPTRLYHALPKFPASTRDIAVIVDDAVPAASLQKAIEQAAGSILESVSLFDVYKGENIPEGKKSLAYSMSLRAPDRTLTDEECDKAMRDAIAALEKDFGAKLRG
- a CDS encoding IreB family regulatory phosphoprotein, which encodes MLDGTRKFSLVDENNKEMKRTLTAVYDALKEKGYNPINQIVGYLLSEDPTYITNHNNARSLICKIDRDELMQELVQYYLDN
- a CDS encoding YgiQ family radical SAM protein encodes the protein MNDFLPISKEDMTARGWYYCDFLLVTGDAYIDHPSFGTAIISRVLEAEGYKVAILSQPDFRSEKDFLAIGRPRYAVLVNGGNIDSMVAHYTAAKKRRSDDAYTPGGKAGARPDRAATVYAMLARRAFPETPVYLGGIEASLRRFAHYDYWADRVMPSVLVSSGADGLMYGMSERSVRELANNLKHGKKGAEALFGVRGTAYLTHTAENLPFPAVQCPSLEDVCESKADYARSVKMQYDEQDFVTGKALLQRHGKHLLVQNPPAKPLTTAEMDEVYALPYQRAYHPSYDAAGGVPAIQEVQFSIIHNRGCFGACNFCALAFHQGRFISARSHESVIAEAEQIAASPGFKGYIHDVGGPTANFRFPACHKQQAHGLCKDKRCLFPSACKSLQADHSDYLNLLRELRQVEGVKKVFVRSGLRYDYMMADHNDAFFRELVEHHISGQLKVAPEHMSDNVLYYMGKPSFSVYESFRERYARINQKLGRKQYLVPYLMSSHPGATLRDAVELACYLNRVGYMPEQVQDFYPTPGTLSTAMYYAELDPRTMKPVYVAKTAEEKAMQRALLQWRKPEKRPIVLAALKKAGREDLIGFGKECLIRPAPGTRPPAPKKTATPAYAGKKPAPARRKGWAKSKGKK